TGGCTTGATTCAGTATCATGAGGTGGGTGGGGCAGGTGTGTTATCTGTATTTTACAGCTGGAGAAACAGGTCAGAGAGCTGGAGTGACTCACCCAGGACTTACCAGCCATCAAGTAGTGGAGTCTGGacctgaacccaggtctgctgcctccaaaggccaCGTGCTCCCACCACTCCCAGTCTCTGAAATGGGTGGtcttggggtggggagcagactAAACGTGCATGAGTTTCCTCCAGCGTGGACGACCATGCCTGCTCTCGTCTTTCACCAGGATGAGGATGGTGATGATGAAGAGCGGGGCAGGCTCACCTTACCCTTCTGACCAGCCCCCCTGCCACCCCCAACTGTCAGTCCCTGGCATAAAGCAGCGCTCTCTGCACCACGTGCGGGCCACCCAGTGCAGTGTGGCACTGCGTGACTCAGAGGCAAGGCCATGGTGAGTCAGTCTTCCCGGGAGCTGACCACAGCCAGCCCTCTCCACTCCAGCCTGGCACACCTAACTGGTTCCTGGACATCCTCTTTCACTTCCTAGCGGTAACCTTGGCTCTGCGTTTTACCAGCTGATGCAGGAGGTTCAGAGCACGGGGCCCAGCAGCTACTGTTCCTCGTTCCTGCTTTTTGGGCACGTCCAACAGCAGAACCAGGCAGGCGGGTGGAGGGCttatcaccagctcaggttgatGGGATGCTTTCTCTGCCCTCTGCAGACACACAGCTGTGAGAAAGAACAAcagtaatacattttaaataataaactttCACGGAGTTCCCTTCTGCTCCTTAGCCAGTTTCCCCTCTTGTTGGCATCTCACATTAATATAGTACATTCAACATAACTAAGGGCAAATACTGATCTGTTAACTAAAGCCCATACTttatttcccctggagaaggaaatggcaacccactccagtttcttgcctggaaaatcgcatggacagaggagtctggcaggctacagtttggggggttgcaaagggttggacatgattgagcacatacTTTATTTGGAATTCCTTCATTTTCACCTATGCCCTTTCTCTGCCCCAGGATCCCATTCGAGATACCTCATTACCTCATGACATTTAGCTTGCTCTTGGCTGTGATATTTTCAGACCTACCTTGCTTCGggtgaccttgacagttttgaagagGACCCATCAAGTATTTTGTAGATTGCCCACCCACTGGGATTTGCGTCagttttttctcatgattagactgggtTTTGGGGAGAAAGACCACAAAGGTCAAGTGCCTTTTCATCCCATCCTATCAATGGTACATGCTATCAACATGACTTCTCTCTGATGCTGTTAACCTTGGCCACCTGGCTGAGCTTTGTGAGGTGTCCCCCCCGTAAGgctcctctttcttcccctttccacACTGTTCCCTTAGAAGGAAGCCCACGTACACAGCCCAACTGAAGGGTGGGGAGTTATACCCCACATCCTTGAGGGTGGAGTAGCTACATAAATTATTGGCAATTCTTTTGTTTGGGAAGTTTATctatgttctatttatttattcattcaatcatttataTCATGAAtagttattttatactttgggttatatGTCAATGTTTTAATACTGTGTTGTTTATTTTACTGCTCAAATTGTTCCAGATTTGGCCATTAGGAGCTCTTTCAATTGGCTCCTGTGTCCCTCTTTCATAcccattctttcttttaataataatgcatttttctattctttttctttcaagagaTATTGCATGTTGGTAATTGTCGACATTGGAAAATGGGTACCTTAGGGTTCAGTAGACTCCTTTCTCGATCTTTGGTCACAActaaattcttttcaaaataaaaggtaCTGCGTGTGCTGGTTACCTTGGATGCGGGACTCCATGTTGCCATCCGCCGCCCGTGCAGGGTAGAGGCTCTGGcccaccttccttcctcccatagcctccaccctgcccctctgccgGCTGCACCGGGGGCCTAAGGCTGGCACTGTGGTGGggaaaggcaggaaggagagcACAGCAAGAGCTTGAGAAGTGATGACCTGGCCCTGTTCCCTGCCCCTCCCACATGCCAACCCTCTTTGGACTGAGGGCCCCAGCCTCTGAACTCCGTTGGCATCTGTAGGCTGGACAAGCACACTTGTGCCATGTGCATAAATCTGTTCTCCACCTACTCTAAGCTTCTTGGAGGCAGGGACCAGTCTTCATCAGCTGCCCCGAACCTCCCCAGTGATTGACACAGTGATGGGATGAGAATATAGGCTACTCAAATACCCATGGACTGAACTTATGCAGAGGCGACCCCAGGACTGACCCATCAGTGCTCAGAGATGGACATACACCAGAGAGCCGGAGTCCACTGGCCCACACACTCCTGTGTATGCGTGGGGTACTTGTGACAGGCCAGGCATTGTGCTTGGGGTGTGGTGGCAAACATGAGGACCAGACCTGGGCTCGTGGGAGCTACCAGGTAGAAAGAAGGCCTGCTGAAAGGCTCACGGCAGCTCTCTGAGAAGGACAGGGCCCTGGACTCActtcctggttgggaaacagTCAAGTCATTTGACCCAGAGTTCCTGTACCCGAAGTCTCCACTGCGGTAGGTATCTGCTGTGGACGTGACATTCCTCCTCTCAGCTGGCTGGCCTTGCTGTGGCCTTTTGGCCCAAAGCCTTTGGCCACTGTCCTTTAGCCCCAGATCTGTCCCTGCCACCTCCCAGCCATTGATGCCTCCGGGAGATACGAAACAATGAGGTTCTCAAGCCTGTGCGTGGGACCACAGTGCCAGCTGGACTCCTCTCTGCTGATGAGTGCCCGGGGGCGTGGGCGGCAGCTTCGCACGCCTGTTTGGTTATTTTCTGAACCAGACTCTGCGTGGCTCATGGAGGCCTTGCAGGAACCGGCTTGTGAAGGGCTTACCTTTCCCTCTGGGCCTGCAGTGGAGCtgtcagctttgtttttcttggcaGGAGGCTCAAACCCTCACCATGTTCAGCGCTGCAGTGGAAGGTTCTGGCACAGGTTTCTTAACATTGGATCCTtgattctttgtttccttttctttccccctctGGCCTTTAATTTACTAGAAAAAATTAATAGCAGAGATTGTGCTGGATAATTTGGTCCAGAGGAGGCTGTAGGTGTACAAGGGCCCCACCCGTGCAATGGACATCAGAGGAAAACAACCCTAGATGGGGCCTGGCAGTCAGACCTGGGCCTGCTGGTGCAGCTGGCATCCCGCATGGGCACGGGAAGGAACTGGCTCGGCTGGTTGTGAATTGTCCAGGCCCACCTGTTTGGCTCTTTTCTAGACACACCCGTCCtgctgggggtgtgtgtgtgcgcgcgcatgcaGGGCACACACGTCAGCCAGGGAGAGCCAGAGCACGTGGGCCCTGGATCCAGTCATCAGACCGCATGGAGCCAGCAGGTGAGTctgtccccacctcacccctgctCAAGAGGCCCTGTAAATACCAAGGTTCCACCCTTATCGTAACCAGGCCCCAGCAGGAAACATAGGGCAGGCACAGGATGGTTCTCAGTGTCTCTGTGGCTAGCTCAATGCAGGTCATCAGGAAGGCACTGAAGAAATATGAACTGAAACCAGGATGGAGAACGGGGTGAAGAAACCAGAAAGGTCATGGCTAATGGTTCTGACCCAGCCAGCAAGGGTGTATTTCATTTCCCAAGTtgagatattttcaaatgatagcAGACCATGTTTCGCTAGAGTCCCTTCAGAAATCAAACCAAACCTATTTGTTACCATGCCCTTTGGTATTCAACATGTATTTACTGCCCCTTCCTTGTGAGAATTTTAACATACTGAAGGAGAGAGCTGATTGACTCCATACCTCAACAAAACTCAAACGGCTGCACGGCCAGGACCTATGCTGGCAGACAGACCTAAGAACTGCTAACGTGCATGTCCTCCCGAAGTGCCAGACGTTCCAACTTACGCCTCCACGCCTCACAGCGGCACTTTGTGCTACTACTGTCCTCATGTCATGCCTCAGGAAACCACggcagtcacccagagccagtcAGTCCAGACAGGTGGGCTCAGAGCCTGTGACCTAAACCACCCAGGCACTGGTTCTGAAGCTCCCAGGCTCCTTGTCCCTAGCTTGACCTAACGGAACGATGACGACACTTACCCACTGGGTGATGACGTCTGCTGGGAAGGCCTCCAGAGAAGGCAAGCAGGGGCCTGCCCAGCGCCGTCAGTCCTGTGTCCACCTCAGCCTGCTTCTCCAAGCTGGTCTGGGAATGAGTTGGCCAATTCGATTCTCTACCTgagaaacaaactagaaaatatttttgtttatcccCTTCTCAGGGAAAGTGTAGGGATGTATTAATTAAGCCCATGCCTTTAGTAAACCCCAAACTATCGAACCTCAAAATTGAAGGATGCTCTGTCTTGCCCATTCATGACCCAGCAGAGAGTCAGAGGGTCCTAGTTCCTAACATGATTTTTCCACTGTGCATCCAGTGTAGAGGCTGGCAAACTCCTCTTGCCTACCTGGGTTTCCTCCTCAGGCTAGAAAAACTGTTTTGAGCAAAGAAAAGCTCAGTTTCATGGTGTGCAGAATGGAGCCTGGCAAACGGGCCTGAGAGTTAGCTGGCTTATAAACCAGCTTGGTGACACAGGACAGTCAGTGTGTGGCATAAAAATGGGTGCTGCCCCATGATATCACCCTTGTTTGGGGCTTTAACAAGTGGCGAGGCAGCCCTCATGAGCGTCTGAGCCCCACCGGGAGAAGGGAAACACCGTCAAGGTAGGTCTATCCATTGGACTTATAACAAGCGTCTCTCCGCCCCCTTTCCCCAAGCCTTCAGAGCCTGGTCTCAGACCCACCTGGCTAATTCAACTCAGCTGACATACTTGTCTCAACAGTTTCCTTTTGTTCCCTGGGTTATTTTGCTCTGGGGAGTCAAACCTGAGTGCACAAGAACCATCTTGTTAAATAGCCCGACTCGTTGGTGGGCCATGGTGGGCTGCTGATCAGGGGAGCAGGAGCCTGAGAACCCTCTTAACAAGCACCCCTGGGTCATGGCCCAAGGGTCCACTTTAAGTAACACCACCATGGGGGCAATCCTGCCAGGCAGAGTACTGAGTGTCCCAAGTTTAGAGACACCGAGTaccagagggaggggatgacACCTCACTTGGGGTGACAACAGAATTAAGGTACGTTCTCTGGTTTTGAACACTGGACTGTGTCCCCAGTTCTGGGGTCACGTGCCCCCTCTTTATTCACCCTGGCTTGTACGGCGAGGACACATCTCAGGGTGGGAAGCAGTTGTGAGACGCGAAGTCCACCCTCATGCAGTCCAGGGAAGAGCTGGGTTTTTTGCATCTTGCAGATTCAGCCCTGGTCACATGTTCTGTGTAGATAAGGGCTGCTGGCACCTGAGTCTCCCTTGGTCCTGAGATCAAGTGCATTATAAATTATTTCCTCTGGTTCTCACAACCACATTGTGAGGTTAAAGCTATTATTATCTCCGTTTTATatatgaggacactgaggctaagagaagtaacttgcccaaaattACCAGCGACGAACAAGAGCCAGGATTTTGAACTCAGGCAACCAGACTTCAGAGCCCAAGAGTTAATACACTGCAACTCTAATATTAGAGATGGAATTCAGCTGTCTTCAGTCCTAGCTCAGGGCTATCATCTGCTCTAGTTTTTAAGTCTTTCCGAGTTTATAGCTTTGTGAGCTTTAGGCAATTCTTTGCTGAAGTGGTAGCTACTCTACAGATGGGATTAGcatattaagaattttaaaaactgggcCATTAATACCCTTTCCCTTGGGGAAAATTGTAAGGGAGGAAAATATCAAGCTCTCCCCATGGCAAGAGAAAGAGGTGGCTTCTCACAGGACCAAGTCCTTGGCAGTTTCTCTGGCTTTGTGCTGGGCTGTCCAGAGTGCAGTGCCTTGAGAACCAACCACAGAGTAAGCTGGAAGTGAACCGTGGTCACTTTGGTGACCTGGGGGACATACACTGGCTTCCTAGATACGTACACCGGAAGGAACTTAGCCACGGATTTCACCGGTTTCCCTTCAGTGAGCACAACCTCCAGCCCAGGGGCTCTTACCTGGTTCTCCTTTTCAGACAGCTGCTCCCAGCAGCACCTCCTCCTCTCCACTGCTTGTCAGCACATCAGCCAGGTTTGGATTTTCCCAGGTGAACCTGCTATCCTGTTCCAGCTGTTTTCTTCCAACTGGTTTATGGGAATTTCGAGAAGCCTAAAACTCAACTCCTTTTCCAGCCAATATCCTGGAGCCGGGGACTGGATCTCGGGAACGTCACCTCTTCCAGGATGGCTAGACTGTTCGCTTCACCAACATGGCTGCACCTGCAGCTTGGTTCTAATGCCCACCCTGACCAAGCCCATTCTGTGTAATATGGAATCTATAATTAAAAGTCTGGATATACAAAGGGATGTAGTAAAAGGCAataaaagggaagggaagaaagcacATTCACTTTGAGGGCTGAAGAAAACACCAGACTGCTCATTCCCTATTTTTTCTCCCTTATTCATGTCTCTTTTTGTCTTGAAAAGGAACGCCATTAATAAACAGGATTCTGCTCTCTCCCCGCATCCTTGTTTTCCTTATTGAGATCATGGTTTTGGGAGTTGGCTTGTCACGTTACAAAACACCTcttataaataagaatatatataactgagtcactttgctgtacacaacattgtaaaaatgcCTCTTAAAGAAACACAATCCACAACCTGTCAACTCCCATTAACTAACAGGAGTGCTACAGATCTGACATCCAATGGACAGGAGCCCCGGCTCCACCACTCGAAAGAGTGACAAATCAAAGAACTGATTTGACTCCTCTCCCTCCCTTGGTCTAGGAACAGCAGTATTTCCTGTCAACCAGACAGGAAAACCAAAGCTGAGCTGTATTCTGGCCATAAATCCTTTCTTTCAAAGTCAAACAAGTTCAAGCCAGGGTTGGTCCCTAGCCCGAGGAGAGCTAACTGGATGCTGTTGAAGCCTCTTTGACTCCCAGCCCGTGGCAGCCCTGCTGCCTATTACTATGTTGGAACTCTCTAGAAACTGGAAAGTCCTAGAGAATACCAGTCACCCCTGGACTGGACATGACATTCATTACCAGAAGAAACCCAAACCTACAGCTCTGGGCTACCAGTTCCCCAAGGGTCATCTATTTAGCTATAGCTGGATCCAGAAATGTTGCCCTGGATAACCCCATCCCTGCTGGAACTTTCAAAGCTTCCATCCAATGAGCAAAGTCACCACCACTGGTTTATCCACCCCTGCCCTGCTTGGGCCAGGCTGAGCCCTTAAAACACAGAGGGAACCACTCAGCTATGGTGGCTCCCAGCCTGCGGGCTCCTCTCTCAGGCTGCCACACGGGCCCACTGGCCTCCACCATCTTGGCCTTTGCCAGGGCAAGAAGACACCACCACCAAGAAGgataaaataagtttttatttatagttttatagtaAAGGGGAAAGCCTTAACTTGCAAGACAATTCTTCAGCAGTATGTACAACATACTTTTTATTTCCATGGAATGGAATCAAACACGGACTGAGACTACAGAGTATACACTAGAAATCAGCAAATGCCGGGAACAGAgtaggaaaaagacaaagaaatgaggCCTAAACACACAAAACCCTTCACTGGGATCTGCTGACCGCAGCCAGAACCAGGGCTGGATCACATAATGGGGACAGGTTCCAGGACAGTCGGAAGGGGAGGgcgggtgagggtggggaggggtccgCACTGGGGTGCGGGTTTAGTAAGAGGTGAACCGCTCTTGGTATTTACATACAAAATCAGTTGGCTCTATTTCTTAGAAATACACACggaaagaaaggaagatttgATCATTACTTTATGAATCTGTCGCTTTGCAATACCGACATCATCAGAAATAGGGACAATTCACTCAGGTTCAAATTTCAGCAGcaggaaataaatatcaaaacatCATCACTGGCCCTCAATACAAAACCTCTACCCCACCCAATCCTCCCTCCTTGGCCCACCCACCCTCTACCACCCCCTGGCGGCTACCGCTCCACTGCTGCCGTCCCCTCACACCACACAAGCGTCACACGGCCTCCCTAAGGCTAGCTGAGAGAAGCAGGAGTGAAACAGGCCAAGACTCCGCGCTGCAAGTGTGTCCCCACTTCCTTTTATACCACAAACTTCTTCAAGGATCTGGTCTTTCAATAGGAGCGATAAATAGCCTTttagcagggggaaaaaaaatccttaaaaagaaGGGGGAATAATTCTGCTTACTCCAAACTGGTCATCTTCTGAAAGTAGAGCAGTCCACAGATTCACAAAGTCTATCAAACAGAGGTGAGGATGGCCCGGAAGGAGAGGCCTGGGTGGGGCAGGAGTCCCCCGGGCACGTGCCCGGCGGGGCTGGAGGAGCTGGTGGGTGGTCAGGACACCATGTGCTCAGAGGTCTGGCCGGCCGTCTGTCCTCCACAGAAAAAGCTGCCAAGTTGGGGTGTTTTGGTTTAAAAATTCCTGGTGGGGACAGGGAATCCCTGAAGGgaaacgtttaaaaaaaaaacaaaaaaacgtgGAAATGGGGAAGGAGAATGAGAGCTGTTGTCCAAGAGCTTCTacgtaaaaataaaattaaaaaaaaaaaggagaaagaggaaaaaaaaaagtctcttaaaTGGTTCTGAGGGTTCTAAAGATGAACTGAAAGGAGGATAAGACGACGGAGGAGACAGACAGTTTTTATTGCTGGCCTGCCCCGCGGAGCTTAGCTGGCCTCCATCCGGAGCTTCTTCCTGCTTTGGGGCTCTTCGGGCTCTGACTCCGAGCTGGAGTCCGAGCCCCCATCGAAGGCAGAGATGGTGCTGCCCTTGGCGTTGGTGTAGAGGCTGCTGTCTGAGGAGGGGTAGTTGGTCTGCAGTTGGGCACTCGACCTCGCCTTCTCCAGTGCACGGACTGAAAGGCAACCAAGCGAGCGGGTTACAGCCTTCTGGAGACTGGGGGAGGAACCGAGTCTCGGGTTGGGGTCCAGCCTGTTCTTCCGAAGGGCATGCTGGCCTCCGAGGCTCAGGGTGGCTCATAAGTAACTCCCTTCTGGTGGCTGGTCCACCTGCACACTTCACTCCCCTTCGCCTTTCCCAGCCAGACACGAGCGCTCAGTGGGTATGGCCAGCCACTCTGCAATGCCACCCAACCCTAAAGAGAAGGCGTGTGCTGTCACCGTCCTGCCATGGAAGCCCAGCACAGAGAGAAGACCACGAGCTCCCTGCGGGACCCAGCAATGCAGTAACAGCGCAGCTGGCCCGGCAATGCCTGGCTCCACAAGGGTGTGAGGGTCACACGTTAGCAGGGAAGGATGACAGAAGGCGTACCAGCCAAAGAAAAGTTTTGGTTTAGCTCTCATGTACAAGATCCACTTGGAAAGACAAGCTGGACACTTGGACGCAAGTCACCAATACACAGAGTACCTGGGCTTTCCAACACGGAGCCCCTACATGCAGGCTGCTCGGCCCGGTAACCAACCCGCTGCCGCCTCCCGCTGCCCATCCCTCGGTTCAGCTCGTCTTGAGCCTGGAAGGTCAACCCATTTATTTTggtttagtttattttatttgagaTGTTCTAACCCAGACGGTTACTTGCATTTCCTTTTACTTGCATCTTCcatgagggaggaagagaagtgaaTTCCCCAGGAACAAAGAACTTGATCAGCTCTCGCTTTCCCCTGTGGTTGTAGGAAAAGGCGGGTGTGAGCGTTGGAGAACAGCATGGGCCTGGCCCATGTGCTGCCCTGAGTGGACTACCGTTGACTCGGGGAGCGCTCACTGTCCCTGAACACCTGAAGTCTCTGGCACTTCCACAGCACACTCCAATCCAAGGACCTCACAGCTCTCTGGAGGCACCCGAGGCCAGCTGTGATCCCTACTACCAGCGAAACACCTGAGCCCCAAGAAGAGGAGAGCGAGTAGGTCAGAAAAAAGTCTCCAGAGGGCTAAGCCTAGACTCCACTGCTCCCTCACCGAAGGCTCAGGTCCTTCCTCAGGATGGCTACACCTGACTACAGGCCCAAGCAGCGACTGCAGCTGCCCAGGAGCATGGCTCCGTCACTGGTTCTGACTCTGCAGGCCCCGGCGCGAGGCCCTGACCTGGCTGGCGCACAGCAGGGCCAGCTGCCCCACGAGCTCCGCTGCTCACCTTGCTGCTCCAGGAGAGCATTCTGCCGCTTGAGGTCATCAATATCTTGCTGGTGTGTGTGGTTTTTCCTTCGCATATACTGGATATACTCTGTGGCTTTGTCTAGGATTTGGGCCCGGGATGCCTGTTGCAATATGAGAAAAAGCAGAGGGGACAAAATAAAGACCTAGTCCATGCAGCGAGGAAACCATTCCTTTCAGCGAGGGCCACACGAGGGGACAGAAGCAGGAGGGGGAAGGGCACGAAGCACTAAGTGCTGTCGAGAATCTTCTTTATGCTGGTCAAGGCACCAGCTGCTTTCCACAGCTTACCTCACTGGCACTCTGACAGAGGTGGTTCCACCAGGAACCCGAGACTCAGAGAAGTTTACCGGTTTATTCAAAATCACCAGCTAAAGGGTGTAGAGcctggattcaaactcaggtctgtctCAATCCTGAACTTGTTTCCCACACAACCCCTTTGGTTCTTTAGATTGCTTTCAGGTCTTCGACCAGGCTGTTCTGAAAACATTAGAAGACTACTTAACTGAGAGCTAAGGTCACTCACTCTCTGCTGGGCCTGGCTGCAGGCAGCTGGTCCAGAAAGACAAGATCAAGATCTCAGCTGGAGCTGCCTCAGGATGGGGATGGGTACAAAGGTTTTCCTCAAGGTTCGAGATTTCAGACAAGTGCTCAGACTGTTGTTAACTAGTTCCAACTAAGCCATGTGACCGAGTCACTATTTCAACCTCTCTGGCTAAAGAGATGTTTGTGAAAGCTGTCAGAGCTTGGTGTCAACACAGGAAGGACATGAGATTGGGCCATTTCAGGAAGCAACCACACCTTTACCATGGCTGGGGGTAGCCTAAGCACTGCCCTGTCAGAGAAACAAGTTAATGAGCTAATAAAATGGATGTCAGGTTACTTGGCCCCTGGAGGTCAAACGTGTCTGGGAGATTCCCTGCAGGGTTGCAAACACGGCCTGAGTTACTCATGACCAAGCAGTCAACAGACTGAACTGGCAGAATGGTACAAGGCCCACAGAACTGAAGCCCAAGACAAGCTAGTCTAATAAATAGCTGAAGTCAGGCAGTCATGCCACTGAGGCTCCTGAGCAGGAgcaaagcttctttttttttttccatttatttttattagttggaggctaattactttacaatattgtagtggtttttgtcatacattgacatgaatcaaccatggatttacatgtgttccccatcccgattccccctcccacctccctctccacccgatccctctgggtcttcccagtgcaccaggcctgagcacttgtctcatgcatccaacctgggctggtgatctgtttcaccatagataatatacatgtttcgatgctgttctctcgaaacatcccaccctcgccttctcccacagagtccaaaagtctgttctgtacatttgcgtctctttttctgttttgcatatagggttatcgttatcatcttctttttttttttttattttttatttttttgtcatacattaatatgaatcagccatagatttacacgtattccccatcccgatcccccctcccacctccctctccacccgattcctctgggtcttcccagtgcaccaggcccgagcacttgtctcatgcatcccacctgggctggtgatctgtatcgttaccatcttcttAAATGGCAAAGAAAACAGCCACACTCGGGCGAGCAAAACAATACCCACTTGTAGTAAACCCTGACAATCTCAACTCACAAACTCCAGCATGGCTGGGTATCAGAGAGGTTTGGAAGGCCTAGGTGTATTCACCAGTTCTCACAAGTACTAGAGTCTCCAGGCTTTCCTCTTATGGCATCCTTAAGGCAATTTCCTCAAAAGGAAACTGTTCATATTCAACCATTTTTATCTGGTGTGAATTATGTGTGGGGCACAGAGCAGACACTGTGGGGAAACAAAATGTATTAGTCATGGCTTCTTTGCCCAGATGCTTACTTACTATCTAGTTGAGGAGATAAACATATCTATATACAGACAAATCACAGGGCAGTACCAGCAAGTGTAACTTGAGTAGTACAGATTACAAAGGCCACGGGAAAGATGGCTTTTGGCCGGGGTGGTCACCTTGTGTGTGTGCCAGAAATTAGCCTTGGCTCTGCACAAACAGGCTCCCATCTGAACCAGTGGGTCAGGGTGGGTGAGACTGAGGCGGAATTTGTGGGAAAGGGTTGCTCTGGGCGAGGAGAACAGCACGGGCAAGGGCAGGAGGGTGGAGACAGGCCCAGGTCTCTGTCTTCAGCTGAGTAAGTCAGCTGATGTAGAAAGAGTGAGGGCACCTACCAATGGGGTGTGGGGGGATGGGGTTACAAGGCCACTTCAGAGGCTGTTTCCCATTTCTGCCAAAGGAGACTTATTAGGGTTAATTACTGGGTGATAAAATGAGGGGGACAAAAGGGCACATATTTAGAAGGGACTAATTAAAATACCCTGCCTCTCTGGCTGCTAGAGAGGGGATTAAAAACACATATAGTAGGATA
The Cervus canadensis isolate Bull #8, Minnesota chromosome 6, ASM1932006v1, whole genome shotgun sequence genome window above contains:
- the MAX gene encoding protein max isoform X1; its protein translation is MSDNDDIEVESDEEQPRFQSAADKRAHHNALERKRRDHIKDSFHSLRDSVPSLQGEKASRAQILDKATEYIQYMRRKNHTHQQDIDDLKRQNALLEQQVRALEKARSSAQLQTNYPSSDSSLYTNAKGSTISAFDGGSDSSSESEPEEPQSRKKLRMEAS
- the MAX gene encoding protein max isoform X2, which codes for MSDNDDIEVESDADKRAHHNALERKRRDHIKDSFHSLRDSVPSLQGEKASRAQILDKATEYIQYMRRKNHTHQQDIDDLKRQNALLEQQVRALEKARSSAQLQTNYPSSDSSLYTNAKGSTISAFDGGSDSSSESEPEEPQSRKKLRMEAS